A genomic window from Synechococcus sp. CBW1107 includes:
- a CDS encoding efflux RND transporter permease subunit, with protein MSASDNFITRPVLTTVCSLLLVIGGLIAIPLLPIENLPDIAPPTVTVNSRYNGADAISVEEGVTNVLEQQINGVENMDFITSSSSADGSSAITVSFASGTDGDINQVNVQNRVALAQPQLPEEVRQSGVVVNKASNSTLLVYNFVSEDANNPYSTEFISGLLDQNLTDRIKRVKGVGSVVYAGNRQLAFRLWLDPDRLATNKLSSSDVVNALRSQSRLVPAGRVGGEPSPEGQQFTFTVQLQGRLRSVEEFSNLILRSTDDGGLVRLRDVGRVELGAETYDANATDIRAVPSVGLLVYQLSGSNALEVSRGVKKVLDEFSLTMPPGIKIEQIYDNTDFINASIQGVTNSLRDAVVLVVLILFLFLQNWKATLVPGIAIPVALVGTFLFVKVAGFSLNQLTLFGLVLATGLVVDDAITVIEDTSTKKSQGMTALEAAMSTMNELFGAVIATSLVLFAVFMPVLFFPGATGTIYQQFAATIIFSVAISTFNALTFSPMLSALLLAREGDPPNRRTYAIAGTSIGFVYGLLVSGGGVLAVLAWVVGGLLLGYLLGLITRLPMRLPVTVAAAVLGLVLGDVSRPLAVGLFALIGLLVGAFLGPIFSRFNRLYAAGEGGYKKALAWVLSHRGLIMGVLVGGVVLTGVAFTSIPSGFVPIEDQGYAIGFVQAPDGVSEQNTRKINTKVAEILRSEPDIGTAVIISGFGLDGNAPNKGLFFFGTKNWDDRPNPDQFMDQIVERLNRKLSVIDGARIFVVEPPAIPGYGTSGGFEFQMLDQSGGALSLPEFFANANQLIGKALPTGIFSRVFTQFSPESPQLKVNVNRDQLAALNVDYGQAMQTFSFYFGGAFINDTFQEGKIRRVYVQSDAAFRATPQQLKSLFVNNRLGEPIPLAEVFTVEPASGPSVIPHFNLFRSIKVEGSPAPGRSSGQAIKGMTDAFAQLGTNGLSFDWTGLSREEVKAGALAIVIFAFGILVVYLVLAAQYESYSDPLIILMTVPTAMLGALAFLAARGEVLNIYAQVGLVMLIGLAAKNGILIVDLANQRMAEGATPYQAAKEAAESRLRPILMTAISSLFGFLPLVLASGAGARSQASLGTVVFGGLMVATVLSLFVVPVFYVVMKQLGASGTDQTPPPAVTSPSS; from the coding sequence ATGTCCGCTTCCGACAATTTCATCACCCGGCCGGTTCTGACCACGGTCTGCAGCCTGCTGCTCGTCATCGGTGGGCTGATCGCGATTCCTCTGCTGCCGATTGAAAACCTGCCCGACATCGCCCCGCCCACGGTGACGGTGAACTCCCGATACAACGGCGCCGATGCGATCTCGGTGGAGGAGGGTGTCACCAATGTGCTGGAGCAGCAGATCAACGGGGTGGAGAACATGGACTTCATCACGTCCTCCAGCTCCGCCGATGGCAGCAGTGCGATCACGGTATCTTTCGCCAGTGGCACCGACGGTGACATCAATCAGGTGAATGTTCAGAACAGGGTCGCCCTCGCCCAGCCGCAGTTGCCTGAGGAGGTGCGGCAGTCTGGTGTAGTGGTAAACAAGGCATCGAATTCAACCCTTTTAGTTTATAACTTTGTCAGCGAAGATGCCAATAATCCTTACAGCACAGAATTCATCAGCGGTCTGCTGGATCAAAATCTCACCGACCGGATCAAGCGGGTGAAGGGTGTAGGCAGTGTCGTCTATGCCGGCAACCGTCAGCTTGCGTTCCGCCTCTGGCTCGACCCTGATCGTCTGGCTACCAACAAGCTCAGCTCCTCCGATGTGGTGAACGCTCTGCGTAGTCAGAGCCGCCTCGTGCCGGCCGGTCGAGTGGGCGGCGAGCCCTCCCCTGAAGGTCAGCAGTTCACCTTCACAGTGCAATTACAAGGGCGCTTGCGCAGCGTCGAGGAGTTCTCCAACCTGATTCTGCGCAGCACTGACGATGGCGGGCTGGTGCGGCTCAGAGATGTGGGTCGAGTCGAGCTTGGCGCTGAAACCTACGACGCGAACGCCACCGATATCAGGGCTGTTCCGTCAGTGGGTCTGCTGGTGTACCAGTTGAGCGGAAGCAATGCTCTTGAGGTGTCTCGGGGTGTCAAGAAGGTGCTCGACGAGTTCAGTCTCACGATGCCCCCTGGCATCAAGATCGAGCAGATTTATGACAATACTGATTTCATCAATGCGTCGATTCAGGGAGTGACCAACTCCCTTCGTGATGCCGTGGTTCTTGTTGTGCTGATCCTGTTTCTGTTTCTGCAGAACTGGAAAGCCACGCTCGTGCCTGGCATCGCCATTCCCGTGGCTTTGGTGGGCACCTTCCTGTTCGTGAAGGTGGCGGGCTTCTCGCTCAACCAGCTCACCCTGTTCGGCCTTGTGCTGGCAACGGGTCTGGTGGTCGATGATGCAATCACTGTGATCGAGGACACCTCCACAAAGAAGTCTCAGGGAATGACCGCCCTGGAAGCAGCCATGAGCACCATGAACGAGCTGTTCGGTGCAGTGATCGCCACGTCGCTGGTGCTCTTCGCTGTGTTCATGCCGGTGCTGTTCTTCCCCGGCGCCACAGGAACGATCTATCAGCAGTTTGCCGCCACGATCATCTTCTCGGTGGCGATTTCCACTTTCAATGCCCTCACCTTCTCGCCGATGCTCTCGGCTCTTCTGCTCGCCCGTGAGGGTGATCCGCCGAACCGTCGCACCTACGCCATCGCAGGCACCTCGATCGGCTTTGTCTACGGGCTGCTGGTCAGCGGTGGCGGCGTGCTGGCTGTGCTGGCCTGGGTGGTCGGCGGCCTGCTGCTGGGCTACCTGCTCGGACTGATCACCCGGCTGCCCATGCGCCTGCCTGTGACGGTGGCGGCAGCTGTCCTGGGCCTGGTGCTGGGTGATGTCTCCCGTCCCCTGGCTGTGGGTCTTTTCGCGCTGATCGGGCTACTGGTCGGAGCCTTTCTGGGCCCCATCTTCAGCCGTTTCAATCGCCTCTATGCGGCCGGTGAGGGGGGGTACAAGAAAGCCCTGGCCTGGGTACTCAGCCATCGAGGACTGATCATGGGGGTGCTGGTGGGCGGAGTGGTGCTCACGGGCGTGGCTTTCACCTCGATCCCCTCAGGCTTCGTGCCGATCGAGGATCAGGGTTATGCGATCGGTTTTGTGCAGGCCCCGGATGGCGTCTCCGAGCAGAACACGCGCAAGATCAATACCAAGGTTGCCGAGATTCTGCGCAGTGAGCCCGACATCGGTACCGCTGTGATCATCAGTGGATTCGGTCTGGATGGCAACGCACCCAATAAGGGCCTGTTCTTCTTCGGCACCAAGAACTGGGATGATCGCCCCAACCCTGATCAATTCATGGACCAGATTGTGGAACGTCTGAACCGCAAGCTCTCCGTTATTGATGGAGCCAGGATCTTTGTGGTGGAACCACCGGCCATCCCCGGCTATGGAACGTCTGGTGGATTCGAGTTCCAGATGCTGGATCAGAGTGGCGGAGCACTCAGTCTTCCCGAATTCTTTGCCAATGCAAATCAGCTGATTGGCAAAGCCCTGCCCACAGGTATTTTTAGCAGGGTGTTCACGCAGTTTTCGCCAGAATCTCCTCAGCTGAAAGTGAATGTGAACCGCGATCAGCTCGCGGCCCTGAATGTGGATTACGGGCAGGCGATGCAGACGTTCAGTTTCTACTTCGGTGGAGCTTTCATCAACGACACCTTTCAGGAGGGCAAGATCCGACGGGTCTATGTGCAGTCGGATGCTGCCTTCAGGGCAACGCCGCAGCAACTCAAGTCGCTGTTCGTGAACAATCGCCTCGGTGAGCCGATCCCCCTGGCCGAGGTGTTCACGGTGGAACCTGCCTCCGGTCCATCCGTGATCCCCCATTTCAACCTGTTCCGCTCCATCAAGGTGGAAGGATCCCCAGCGCCAGGCCGCAGCTCAGGTCAGGCGATCAAGGGCATGACCGATGCCTTTGCCCAGCTGGGCACCAATGGTCTGAGTTTCGACTGGACCGGCCTCTCGAGGGAGGAGGTGAAGGCCGGCGCCCTGGCCATTGTGATCTTCGCTTTCGGCATTCTCGTGGTGTATCTGGTGCTTGCCGCTCAGTACGAGAGCTACAGCGATCCGTTGATCATTCTGATGACGGTGCCCACCGCCATGCTCGGTGCTCTGGCCTTTCTGGCAGCGAGGGGCGAAGTGCTCAACATCTATGCCCAGGTGGGGCTGGTGATGCTGATCGGCCTGGCCGCCAAGAACGGGATTCTGATCGTCGATCTGGCCAATCAGCGCATGGCCGAGGGAGCCACTCCCTATCAGGCGGCGAAGGAGGCGGCTGAATCCCGCCTCCGGCCGATCCTGATGACGGCGATCTCCTCCCTGTTCGGCTTTCTTCCCCTTGTTCTCGCCAGTGGGGCCGGCGCCCGCAGCCAGGCGTCCCTCGGCACGGTCGTGTTCGGAGGCCTGATGGTGGCCACGGTGCTCTCGCTGTTTGTGGTTCCGGTGTTCTATGTGGTGATGAAACAGTTAGGTGCGTCCGGCACGGACCAGACACCGCCCCCCGCCGTCACCTCCCCCTCCTCCTGA
- a CDS encoding efflux RND transporter periplasmic adaptor subunit, with protein sequence MKRSCLVIPAAIGLLAAGLSGCGDPPKPPPRQVQVKTEPVALARFSDDVDTISTLEALSVVQLAAQAGGRIERLLVRQGDVVRQGQLLLVLDQVQVRADVASLRAQLEKDELNYKRFEFLVRQGAASALQRDQFRAQFVQSREALRAREADLAFRDLRSPTDGVISDLQVKVGDVIRSGDPFTKVVRNDRLTARIDVPGVLTARVRPGLPVTLQEPQSPKVLARGVVSSVDPVVNAGTQALLVKAEFDNPTGALRTGLRLRTRVQLDAADLPSVPFAAVTQTAGQSFVFALGSLQDLEKNPGKASLDQLRQLPPGSSFALQRPVQLGPLQNNRYAVLRGVTPGERVITTNLLTLRHGTPVTAQ encoded by the coding sequence GTGAAGCGTTCCTGTCTGGTGATCCCGGCCGCAATCGGTCTGCTGGCGGCTGGTCTCAGTGGCTGCGGCGATCCCCCCAAGCCGCCGCCCAGACAGGTTCAGGTCAAGACCGAACCGGTCGCCCTGGCGCGCTTCAGCGATGACGTCGACACGATCAGCACCCTTGAGGCTCTGAGCGTGGTGCAGCTGGCGGCCCAGGCCGGCGGCCGAATCGAGCGCCTGCTGGTACGTCAGGGGGATGTGGTGCGTCAGGGCCAGCTGCTGTTGGTGCTCGATCAGGTGCAGGTGCGTGCCGATGTGGCCAGTCTGCGTGCGCAGCTGGAGAAGGACGAGCTCAACTACAAACGCTTCGAGTTTCTGGTGCGCCAGGGGGCTGCCAGTGCCCTTCAGCGCGACCAGTTCCGCGCCCAGTTCGTGCAGTCGAGGGAGGCCCTGCGGGCCAGGGAGGCCGATCTGGCCTTCCGCGACCTGCGTTCCCCCACGGATGGGGTGATCAGCGATCTGCAGGTGAAGGTCGGTGATGTGATCCGTTCCGGCGATCCCTTCACCAAGGTGGTGCGCAACGACCGCCTCACCGCCCGCATCGACGTTCCCGGCGTGCTGACCGCCCGGGTGCGGCCCGGCCTGCCGGTCACCCTGCAGGAGCCTCAGTCTCCGAAGGTGCTGGCCCGGGGCGTGGTCAGCTCCGTGGATCCGGTCGTGAATGCCGGTACCCAGGCCCTGCTGGTGAAGGCCGAATTCGACAATCCCACCGGAGCACTTCGCACGGGCCTGCGCTTGCGCACCCGGGTCCAGCTCGATGCCGCTGATCTGCCGTCGGTGCCCTTCGCCGCTGTCACCCAGACGGCTGGCCAGAGCTTCGTGTTCGCCCTCGGCAGCCTGCAGGATCTGGAGAAGAATCCAGGCAAGGCTTCCCTGGATCAGTTGCGCCAGTTGCCGCCGGGGAGCAGCTTCGCCCTGCAGCGCCCAGTGCAACTCGGACCCCTGCAGAACAACCGCTATGCGGTCCTGCGTGGGGTGACACCCGGTGAACGGGTGATCACGACCAATCTGCTCACCTTGCGTCACGGCACTCCCGTGACGGCGCAGTAG
- a CDS encoding AAA family ATPase, with amino-acid sequence MSDLFSHQGEINRRALAPLADRLRPRSLEEFVGQEEILGPGRLLRRAIHADRVGNLILHGPPGVGKTTLARIIASSTRAHFTSLNAVLAGVKDLRVEVEAARQRLERHGLRTLLFIDEVHRFNVAQQDALLPWVENGTVTLIGATTENPFFEVNKALVSRSRLFRLQPLEPRDLRVLLERALADGERGYGGRPVELTSEAADHLLDVAGGDARSLLNALELAVESSSADASGVIRIDLEIAEQSIQQRAVLYDKQGDAHFDTISAFIKSLRGSDPDAALFWLARMVEAGENPRFIFRRMLISAGEDIGLADPQAIVVVEACAAAFERVGLPEGLYPLAQAAVYLAGAEKSNSLLGFFDALRSVRATNRQEVPSHLRDANRDGAAFGDGVGYRYPHAYAEHWVAQTYLPAALQGEVFWLPGHLGWEGALQGRLQRRRAAQLAAAAESTADSGPLLSSGPDDAELERWLQRQAAAEGERLDQLRQRFWQGTGWQRQDRTLILAARSLLWALDPLESCPEGGVVISVDSAADQERLQAQSQLLDSLRSPRLLLLDPTRPGSLSEALEPGERFEWLVGRSPFQGLAPEQWQRLLEELVRLASPGAQWRLLLSGPLLGPAGALAERLARPGVTKAGQDDRTLPELLRRVSLEEGAWLTAQPTPAELKGALESMNWQVEQESWQESLTLELSETAYQRWFSPGAAYRIRLETVLNPVEIATVEAGFRGQLRGPLPQRLLHHRLIAHRR; translated from the coding sequence TTGAGCGATCTGTTCAGCCATCAGGGGGAGATCAACCGCCGGGCACTCGCTCCCCTGGCCGATCGTCTGCGTCCCCGCAGCCTCGAGGAATTCGTGGGTCAGGAGGAGATCCTCGGCCCCGGGAGGCTGCTGCGGCGGGCGATCCACGCCGATCGGGTGGGGAACCTGATCCTGCACGGACCGCCGGGAGTGGGCAAGACCACCCTGGCGCGCATCATCGCCAGCAGCACCCGTGCCCACTTCACCAGCCTCAACGCGGTGCTGGCTGGGGTCAAGGACCTGCGGGTGGAGGTGGAGGCGGCACGCCAGCGGCTGGAGCGCCACGGACTGCGCACCCTGCTGTTCATCGATGAGGTGCACCGCTTCAACGTGGCCCAGCAGGACGCCCTGCTGCCCTGGGTGGAGAACGGCACCGTGACCCTGATCGGCGCCACCACCGAGAACCCCTTCTTCGAGGTGAACAAGGCCCTGGTGAGCCGCTCGCGGCTGTTCCGCCTGCAGCCACTGGAACCCCGTGATCTGCGGGTGCTGCTGGAGCGGGCCCTCGCCGACGGGGAGCGCGGCTATGGCGGCCGGCCGGTGGAGCTGACCTCCGAGGCTGCCGATCACCTGCTGGATGTGGCCGGCGGTGACGCCCGCAGCCTGCTCAACGCCCTGGAGCTGGCGGTGGAGAGCAGTTCCGCCGATGCCAGCGGGGTGATCCGGATCGACCTGGAGATCGCCGAGCAATCGATCCAGCAGCGGGCCGTGCTCTACGACAAGCAGGGGGATGCCCATTTCGACACGATCAGCGCCTTCATCAAGTCGCTGCGGGGATCGGACCCCGACGCCGCCCTGTTCTGGCTGGCGCGGATGGTCGAGGCCGGAGAGAATCCACGCTTCATTTTCCGGCGCATGCTGATCTCCGCCGGGGAAGACATCGGTCTGGCCGACCCCCAGGCCATCGTGGTGGTGGAGGCCTGTGCGGCGGCCTTCGAGCGGGTGGGTCTGCCGGAGGGGCTCTACCCCCTGGCCCAGGCCGCCGTCTACCTGGCCGGCGCCGAGAAGAGCAACAGCCTGCTGGGGTTCTTCGACGCCCTCAGGAGTGTGCGGGCCACCAACCGCCAGGAGGTGCCCTCCCACCTGCGTGACGCCAACCGCGATGGAGCGGCTTTCGGCGATGGTGTGGGCTACCGCTACCCTCACGCCTACGCCGAGCACTGGGTGGCTCAGACCTACCTCCCGGCCGCCCTGCAGGGGGAAGTGTTCTGGTTGCCGGGTCACCTGGGCTGGGAGGGGGCCCTGCAGGGCCGGCTGCAGCGGCGGCGTGCCGCCCAGCTGGCCGCAGCCGCCGAGAGCACAGCCGACTCAGGACCCCTGCTCAGCAGCGGTCCCGATGACGCGGAACTGGAGCGCTGGCTGCAGCGCCAGGCCGCGGCGGAGGGGGAGCGGCTTGATCAGCTGCGCCAGCGCTTCTGGCAGGGGACCGGCTGGCAGCGGCAGGACCGGACGCTGATCCTGGCGGCCCGATCCCTGCTCTGGGCCCTGGATCCTCTGGAGAGCTGCCCGGAGGGCGGCGTGGTGATCAGCGTGGACAGCGCAGCGGATCAGGAGCGACTGCAGGCCCAGAGCCAGCTGCTCGACAGCCTGCGCAGCCCACGGCTCCTGCTGCTGGATCCCACCAGGCCAGGGAGCCTGAGCGAAGCGCTCGAACCCGGCGAGCGCTTCGAGTGGCTGGTGGGCCGCTCGCCCTTCCAGGGACTGGCACCGGAGCAGTGGCAGCGGTTGCTGGAAGAGCTGGTGCGACTGGCTAGCCCCGGGGCGCAGTGGCGCCTGCTGCTGAGCGGCCCGTTGCTGGGTCCCGCTGGAGCGCTGGCCGAACGGCTGGCCAGGCCAGGCGTCACGAAGGCTGGCCAGGATGACAGGACCCTGCCTGAGCTGCTGCGACGCGTCAGCCTCGAAGAGGGCGCCTGGCTGACGGCGCAGCCGACTCCTGCCGAGCTGAAGGGAGCCCTGGAATCTATGAACTGGCAGGTGGAACAGGAGAGCTGGCAGGAGTCGCTCACCCTGGAGCTGAGCGAGACCGCCTACCAGCGCTGGTTCAGCCCCGGTGCGGCCTACCGAATCCGGCTGGAAACCGTGTTGAACCCCGTTGAGATCGCCACGGTGGAGGCTGGGTTCCGTGGTCAGCTCCGAGGGCCGCTTCCCCAGCGCCTGCTCCACCATCGCCTGATCGCCCACCGCAGATGA
- a CDS encoding alpha/beta hydrolase, with protein MFLRLPVLKRLAAGLLAGAAISVTALPASAAVDNDIPVRWNTGGAVWSTNLDAFKTFIETGDVTDRGLAGGISRSGWTASELRTGLAKTYSVDVVGVTRFLYSDAGVKFLKNQTRSYFPYWSMSTYAVQGLRGAIIADAADGSISSAGIMAALPTDFRLADTCGTYDGKQNICAEGKCQGEAQCTSLLSWYVFLPACIQANQMMDPVAEVRMAPAPAPTYQPEPIRGLW; from the coding sequence ATGTTCCTTCGCCTCCCCGTGCTGAAGCGTCTTGCTGCTGGCCTCCTTGCTGGAGCCGCTATTTCAGTCACAGCCCTGCCTGCTTCGGCAGCTGTGGACAATGATATCCCAGTTCGCTGGAACACCGGCGGTGCCGTGTGGTCCACCAACCTGGATGCCTTCAAAACGTTCATCGAAACCGGTGATGTCACCGACCGTGGCCTCGCCGGCGGGATCTCCCGCTCCGGTTGGACCGCGAGCGAACTGCGCACCGGTCTGGCCAAGACCTACAGCGTCGATGTGGTGGGTGTGACCCGCTTCCTCTATTCCGACGCCGGCGTCAAGTTCCTCAAGAACCAGACCCGCAGCTACTTCCCCTACTGGTCGATGTCGACCTACGCCGTTCAGGGTCTGCGTGGCGCGATCATCGCTGACGCCGCTGATGGATCCATCTCCTCGGCCGGCATCATGGCCGCCCTGCCCACCGACTTCCGCCTGGCTGACACCTGCGGCACCTACGACGGCAAGCAGAACATCTGTGCCGAAGGCAAGTGCCAGGGCGAAGCTCAGTGCACCTCCCTGCTCTCCTGGTACGTCTTCCTGCCGGCCTGCATCCAGGCCAACCAGATGATGGACCCCGTGGCTGAAGTGCGCATGGCCCCCGCTCCTGCCCCCACCTACCAGCCCGAGCCCATTCGCGGTCTCTGGTGA
- the bcp gene encoding thioredoxin-dependent thiol peroxidase — MTLQIGDPAPAFTLPDQNGTPVSLADLRGTRVVLYFYPKDDTPGCTKEACGFRDQWASFEQHGIKVLGISKDEAGSHTKFIAKYQLPFTLLTDPEPCEVAAAYDSYGLKKFMGREYMGMMRHTFVIDPEGKLELIYWKVKAEEMAQQILSDLGLS; from the coding sequence ATGACGCTGCAGATCGGAGATCCGGCCCCCGCCTTCACCCTTCCCGACCAGAACGGCACACCCGTGTCACTGGCCGACCTGCGGGGAACGCGTGTCGTTCTTTATTTTTATCCCAAGGACGACACCCCCGGCTGCACCAAGGAAGCCTGCGGGTTCCGTGATCAGTGGGCCAGCTTCGAGCAGCACGGCATCAAGGTGCTGGGCATCAGCAAGGACGAGGCCGGCAGCCACACCAAGTTCATCGCGAAGTACCAGCTGCCGTTCACCCTGCTCACTGATCCCGAGCCCTGTGAGGTGGCCGCGGCCTACGACAGCTATGGCCTGAAGAAATTCATGGGTCGTGAGTACATGGGGATGATGCGCCACACCTTCGTGATCGACCCCGAAGGGAAGCTGGAGCTCATCTACTGGAAGGTCAAGGCTGAGGAGATGGCTCAGCAGATCCTCTCGGATCTGGGCCTGAGCTGA
- a CDS encoding type III pantothenate kinase — translation MGAGDLWLLIGNSRWHWVEALAEAASLPESPVLRFSHSPPPPDPALLPWERLRAWAAVGPLPLQGAGRISQLMELEGRRLRLERVPLQQLPPWLGIDRALVGWQAWQRQGRLGGGAVLVADAGTALSLTRVGATGVFAGGRLQPGLSTQLSSLGRTTALLPLLEPGPEGLDRVVTVNDPWPIETEQAMRVGCLSGLAAAVAQAWRDLQSVEPAALWLTGGDAPALAPLLRAQEVPFEPAPELALEALVALSSGPDPRGSAEPSPQP, via the coding sequence GTGGGTGCCGGCGATCTCTGGTTGCTGATCGGTAACAGCCGCTGGCACTGGGTTGAAGCGTTGGCCGAGGCGGCTTCCTTGCCCGAATCCCCGGTCCTGCGTTTCAGCCACAGCCCGCCACCCCCAGATCCCGCCCTGCTGCCGTGGGAGCGGCTGCGGGCCTGGGCTGCCGTGGGCCCGCTGCCTCTTCAGGGAGCGGGCCGCATCAGTCAGCTCATGGAGCTGGAGGGCCGGCGCCTCCGGCTTGAGCGGGTACCCCTGCAGCAGCTGCCACCCTGGCTGGGAATCGATCGCGCCCTGGTGGGCTGGCAGGCCTGGCAGCGCCAGGGGCGGCTGGGGGGAGGAGCCGTGCTGGTGGCCGATGCGGGCACGGCCCTCAGCCTCACCCGGGTCGGGGCGACAGGAGTCTTTGCGGGGGGCAGGCTGCAGCCCGGACTGAGCACTCAGCTGAGCTCACTGGGGCGCACCACGGCGCTGCTGCCTCTGCTGGAGCCCGGCCCTGAGGGGTTGGATCGCGTTGTCACAGTGAACGACCCCTGGCCGATCGAGACCGAGCAGGCGATGCGCGTGGGCTGCCTGAGCGGCCTGGCGGCGGCGGTGGCCCAGGCCTGGCGCGACCTGCAGTCCGTGGAGCCTGCCGCGCTCTGGCTCACCGGCGGCGACGCCCCGGCGCTGGCCCCGTTGCTGCGGGCGCAGGAGGTGCCCTTCGAACCGGCACCGGAGCTGGCGCTGGAGGCGCTGGTGGCCCTCAGCTCAGGCCCAGATCCGAGAGGATCTGCTGAGCCATCTCCTCAGCCTTGA
- a CDS encoding phosphoadenylyl-sulfate reductase, with protein sequence MMDAMTSLTTTPLPTDRLGRTVEPEQARRVLEPLDAAGQLSWGYETFGEGFALTTSFGIQSAVLLHMASRLSERIPVLWVDTGYLPSETYLYADRLCTALNLNLKVAQADLSPARMEALYGRLWETGRVEDLQTYHRLRKVEPLDRLFQELGVHCWASGVRGGQTDHRGAMAPLDAVRGRWSLRPLLSWGPRQVFYYMESHALPQHPLFEQGYSSVGDWHSSRPDDGNGRASRFGGLKQECGIHLPGVMGEGI encoded by the coding sequence ATGATGGACGCCATGACCAGCCTCACCACGACCCCGTTGCCGACGGATCGGCTGGGCCGGACCGTCGAGCCTGAACAGGCCAGGCGCGTTCTGGAGCCCCTCGATGCCGCTGGGCAGCTGTCCTGGGGGTATGAGACCTTCGGCGAGGGGTTCGCACTCACCACCAGTTTCGGGATCCAGTCGGCCGTCCTGCTTCACATGGCCAGCCGCCTCAGCGAGCGGATCCCCGTGCTCTGGGTGGATACCGGCTACCTCCCCAGCGAGACCTACCTCTACGCCGACAGGCTCTGCACAGCGCTGAATCTGAATCTCAAAGTGGCCCAGGCGGATCTTTCCCCGGCCCGGATGGAGGCGCTCTACGGACGCCTCTGGGAAACCGGCCGGGTGGAGGATCTTCAGACCTACCACCGCCTGCGCAAGGTGGAGCCCCTGGATCGGCTGTTCCAGGAGCTGGGGGTGCACTGCTGGGCCAGTGGGGTGCGCGGTGGCCAGACCGATCACCGCGGAGCCATGGCCCCCCTGGATGCGGTGCGAGGGCGCTGGTCACTGCGACCCCTGCTGTCCTGGGGCCCTCGCCAGGTCTTCTATTACATGGAGAGCCATGCCCTGCCCCAGCACCCGCTGTTCGAGCAGGGCTATTCCAGCGTGGGCGACTGGCATTCCAGCCGTCCTGACGACGGGAACGGCCGCGCCAGCCGCTTCGGGGGGCTCAAGCAGGAATGCGGTATCCATCTGCCGGGAGTGATGGGCGAGGGCATCTGA
- a CDS encoding NAD(P)/FAD-dependent oxidoreductase gives MEEPSRRPANTSPQAPGPTRPVLIAGGGFGGLYTALALASRRHHPPILLVEPQERFLFLPLLYELLSEELRSWEVAPRYDTLLASRGVAWLRDGISRIDARAGCVHTEKGRELAYSRLVIATGSRGTSYGIPGVEELAIPFRNLTDVERLQDLVQHLRSHPRPLQRLAVVGAGPSGVELACKLADLLRGSTVIELIEQGPDLLPQARAFNREQARSALLRRDIRLRTHTRVLALEPGRLELSLTAAAAGSNRETLPVDGVIWTAGVTVTPPPIDPAARLDERGRLLCEPTLELEGTPGVFAIGDVAHVADADGEPLAATAQVAFQQADCLAENLLRSLEGESLQPFRWKDLGEMISLGIGEASLTGLGVTLAGPAAYRIRQLTYLSRLPGVPHQLRVAAGWLSDLGRHPSGPR, from the coding sequence ATGGAGGAGCCCAGCAGGCGCCCGGCCAACACGTCCCCACAGGCACCAGGCCCCACGCGGCCGGTGCTGATCGCCGGCGGCGGCTTCGGCGGTCTGTACACGGCCCTGGCCCTGGCGTCCCGCCGTCACCACCCGCCGATCCTGCTGGTGGAGCCCCAGGAGCGCTTCCTGTTCCTGCCTCTGCTTTACGAGCTGCTCTCGGAGGAATTGCGCAGCTGGGAAGTGGCCCCCCGCTACGACACCCTGCTGGCCAGCCGCGGTGTGGCCTGGCTGCGGGACGGGATCAGCCGCATCGATGCCCGCGCCGGCTGTGTCCACACCGAGAAGGGTCGGGAGCTGGCCTATTCGCGCCTGGTGATCGCCACCGGCAGCCGCGGCACCAGCTACGGCATTCCCGGGGTGGAGGAGCTGGCCATCCCGTTCCGCAACCTGACCGACGTGGAGCGACTGCAGGACCTGGTGCAGCATCTGCGCAGCCACCCCAGACCTCTGCAGCGGCTGGCGGTGGTGGGGGCCGGGCCGAGCGGGGTGGAGCTGGCCTGCAAGCTGGCCGATCTGCTCCGGGGCAGCACCGTGATCGAACTGATCGAGCAGGGCCCCGATCTTCTGCCCCAGGCCCGGGCCTTCAACCGCGAGCAGGCCCGCTCGGCACTGCTCCGCCGTGACATCCGCCTGCGCACCCACACCCGGGTGCTGGCGCTTGAGCCCGGCCGCCTGGAGCTGAGCCTGACTGCGGCGGCGGCGGGCAGCAACCGCGAGACATTGCCGGTGGATGGGGTGATCTGGACAGCGGGGGTGACTGTGACCCCGCCCCCGATCGATCCTGCCGCCAGACTCGATGAGCGGGGCCGGCTGCTCTGCGAACCGACCCTGGAGCTGGAAGGGACTCCCGGGGTCTTTGCCATCGGTGATGTGGCCCACGTCGCTGATGCCGATGGGGAACCTCTGGCGGCCACGGCCCAGGTGGCCTTCCAGCAGGCCGACTGCCTGGCGGAGAATCTGCTGCGCTCGCTCGAGGGTGAGTCGTTGCAGCCATTCCGCTGGAAGGATCTGGGCGAGATGATCAGCCTCGGCATCGGTGAGGCCAGCCTCACTGGCCTGGGCGTGACCCTGGCGGGGCCCGCCGCTTACCGGATCCGTCAGCTCACCTATCTCTCGAGGCTGCCGGGAGTGCCGCACCAGCTCAGGGTGGCGGCTGGCTGGTTGAGTGATCTCGGCCGCCATCCGAGCGGGCCTCGATGA